One window of Puntigrus tetrazona isolate hp1 chromosome 14, ASM1883169v1, whole genome shotgun sequence genomic DNA carries:
- the LOC122358197 gene encoding protocadherin gamma-A11-like, whose protein sequence is MFVFLYWTLFLPVSKSSQRFCFSAEMSGLLFFVLMAHTAYGDVSYSFPEEMKRGSVIGNIAKDLGLDVNRLSSRKVRIHTEGNRKRYCDINLNTGELTVAERIDREGLCGKKDSCVIKQELVLENPLQVHHFLLNIEDINDNSPQFKQSVIKFEIQESADKGSRYLLDEAHDADIGMNSVQSYALQNNEHFVLNVLTRANGRKNGELLLNKELNREQQKEISLIVTAVDGGTPPRSGTVVIHVTVLDANDNAPVFSQDVYKVSLPENSPLDTVVVTVSATDADEGQNGEVTFEFGHLSEILLEIFSLDSVSGVIKLTGAIDYEEESSIELPIQAKDGQGLASYSTILIDIVDVNDNAPVIGINSLNTPVPENAFPGTEVGIINVQDRDSENNGQVRCSIQQNVPFKLVPSIKNYYSLVTTGELDRELLSDYNITITATDEGSPPLSSSKNIHLTVADVNDNPPVFQEQSYRAHVQENNKAGSSICSVSATDPDWRQNGTVVYSLLSSDVNGAPVSSFLSVNGDTGVVHAVRSFDYEQMKSLKVLVLARDNGSLLL, encoded by the coding sequence GACGTGAGCTATTCTTTTCCGGAGGAGATGAAACGAGGATCTGTGATTGGAAATATAGCAAAGGATCTCGGGCTCGATGTGAACAGACTGTCATCTCGTAAGGTTCGCATTCATACTGAAGGTAACAGAAAACGATACTGTGATATTAATCTGAATACTGGAGAACTGACCGTAGCGGAGAGAATCGACAGAGAGGGGCTTTGCGGAAAAAAAGATTCGTGCGTTATTAAACAAGAACTCGTGCTGGAAAATCCTTTACAGGTGCACCACTTTCTTCTTAATATTGAAGACATAAATGATAATTCACCGCAGTTCAAACAAAGtgtaattaaatttgaaatacaGGAATCAGCAGACAAAGGATCTCGTTATTTATTAGATGAGGCTCACGATGCGGATATTGGTATGAATTCAGTGCAATCATATGCACTTCAAAACAATGAGCATTTTGTTCTTAATGTACTAACTCGTGCAAATGGAAGAAAAAATGGTGAACTCCTTCTTAATAAAGAGCTAAATCGTGAACAACAAAAAGAGATCTCATTAATAGTGACCGCGGTAGACGGCGGGACTCCACCGAGATCAGGTACTGTAGTCATACACGTCACTGTGCTGGATGCTAATGATAATGCTCCAGTCTTTAGTCAGGACGTCTATAAAGTCAGTCTGCCTGAAAATTCTCCTCTAGATACTGTAGTGGTGACAGTGAGCGCTACTGATGCTGACGAGGGACAAAACGGAGAAGTCACGTTTGAGTTTGGCCATTTATCGGAAATACTTCTAGAAATATTTTCTCTAGATTCAGTATCTGGTGTGATTAAACTAACAGGAGCGATTGATTATGAAGAGGAAAGTTCAATCGAACTTCCCATTCAGGCTAAAGATGGTCAGGGGTTAGCCAGTTATTCCACAATATTAATAGACATTGTTGATGTCAATGATAACGCGCCTGTGATAGGAATTAATTCTCTAAACACTCCAGTTCCCGAGAACGCGTTCCCCGGTACAGAGGTCGGCATCATTAATGTTCAGGACAGAGACTCGGAGAATAACGGACAGGTGCGCTGCTCCATTCAGCAAAACGTTCCGTTTAAACTCGTTCCTTCGATCAAGAATTACTATTCTCTGGTGACCACAGGTGAATTAGACCGAGAGCTGCTCTctgattataatattacaattactgcTACTGATGAGGGCTCTCCGCCTTTATCTTCCTCTAAGAATATTCACCTGACTGTAGCTGACGTGAATGATAATCCACCTGTATTTCAGGAGCAGAGTTACAGAGCTCACgtacaagaaaataataaagcgGGCTCCTCTATTTGTTCAGTATCAGCTACAGACCCGGACTGGAGACAGAATGGCACTGTAGTTTATTCTCTCTTGTCTTCTGATGTTAACGGCGCGCCGGTGTCCTCCTTTCTGTCCGTTAACGGAGACACCGGGGTCGTTCACGCCGTGAGGTCGTTTGATTACGAGCAGATGAAAAGTTTGAAAGTGCTGGTGTTAGCCAGAGACAACGGCTCTCTCCTCCTCTGA